Proteins encoded by one window of Rouxiella chamberiensis:
- a CDS encoding glycosyl transferase, translating into MFSSSESARIFVGCDPNDCDLEQMMVLEYSLRKHASIPLEIVWMRLSRDPQSFWFSDGKGAGWTTDRWATPFSAFRWGIPAYCNFTGRALYLDADIMFMSDVAEMWHHPIDRCRAMLASGSGKELRLGEILWDCAAAKAVLPDIRDLHREPEGHKKLQHFFEDNPQKVQPLGAQYSNIDGDDIPLEELKAVHYSKMGTQFSHQFALPRLQAEQKGHWFDGKIEPHPRDELRQRFEEYYHEALAAGYSLDNYRNQEVFGAFNKQSQNAGGHKKRRPLFKRLFGSLAG; encoded by the coding sequence ATGTTTTCCTCCTCTGAGAGTGCGCGTATTTTTGTGGGGTGCGATCCCAACGATTGTGACCTGGAACAAATGATGGTGCTGGAATACAGCCTGCGCAAGCACGCCTCCATTCCGCTGGAAATTGTCTGGATGAGACTGTCGCGGGATCCCCAAAGTTTCTGGTTCTCCGATGGCAAGGGCGCAGGCTGGACCACCGACCGCTGGGCCACGCCTTTTTCCGCCTTTCGCTGGGGTATTCCGGCTTACTGCAATTTCACGGGCCGCGCCCTGTACCTCGACGCCGACATCATGTTTATGAGCGATGTCGCCGAAATGTGGCATCACCCGATAGACCGGTGCCGTGCGATGCTCGCCTCCGGGAGCGGCAAAGAACTTCGTCTCGGCGAAATCCTCTGGGACTGCGCCGCCGCAAAAGCCGTGCTGCCGGATATCCGCGACCTGCACCGCGAGCCGGAGGGCCACAAAAAGCTTCAGCACTTTTTCGAAGACAATCCGCAAAAAGTTCAGCCATTGGGCGCGCAATACAGCAATATCGACGGCGACGACATCCCGCTCGAGGAGCTAAAAGCGGTGCATTATTCCAAGATGGGCACGCAGTTTTCGCATCAGTTTGCGCTGCCGCGACTACAGGCCGAGCAGAAGGGGCACTGGTTTGACGGAAAAATCGAGCCGCATCCGCGCGACGAACTGCGTCAGCGGTTTGAAGAGTATTACCATGAAGCCCTTGCCGCCGGTTATTCCCTTGATAATTATCGTAATCAGGAAGTCTTTGGCGCGTTCAACAAACAGTCGCAAAACGCGGGCGGCCATAAAAAACGTCGGCCTTTATTCAAGCGCCTGTTTGGCAGCCTTGCGGGCTAA
- a CDS encoding nucleoside-specific channel-forming protein Tsx, with amino-acid sequence MKNTILLAGALVVSTFSTQTLAEDLKDQYVSDWWHQSINVVGSYHTRFGPQLNNDVYLEYEAFAHKDWFDFYGYVDVPKFFGVGNGNDNGIWDKKAGSPLFMEIEPRFSIDKLTGTDLSVGPFKEWYFANNYIYDMGPNNANRQNTWYMGLGTDVNTYTPLNLSLNVYAKYQWQNYGAANENQWDGYRFKVKYFLPLGDMWGGKISYIGFTNFDWGSDLADNGNTSRSNNSIASSHILALNYAHWHYSFVARYFHNGGQWEDGTGLNFGKGDFNVKSTGWGYYAVIGYSF; translated from the coding sequence ATGAAAAATACAATCTTACTGGCAGGTGCACTCGTTGTTTCGACTTTCAGCACGCAAACGCTTGCGGAAGACCTTAAAGATCAATACGTTTCCGATTGGTGGCATCAAAGCATCAACGTGGTAGGCAGCTATCACACCCGCTTTGGACCGCAACTGAACAACGATGTGTATCTCGAATACGAAGCCTTTGCGCATAAAGACTGGTTCGACTTCTACGGCTATGTCGATGTGCCTAAATTCTTCGGCGTAGGCAATGGCAACGATAACGGCATCTGGGACAAGAAAGCCGGTTCTCCGCTGTTTATGGAGATTGAACCGCGTTTCTCCATCGATAAACTGACCGGCACCGACCTGAGCGTGGGCCCGTTCAAAGAGTGGTATTTCGCCAACAACTATATCTATGACATGGGTCCCAATAACGCCAATCGCCAGAACACCTGGTACATGGGTCTGGGCACCGACGTCAATACCTACACTCCGCTGAATCTGTCCCTTAACGTTTATGCCAAATATCAATGGCAGAACTATGGCGCAGCCAACGAAAACCAGTGGGACGGTTACCGTTTCAAGGTCAAATACTTCCTGCCGCTGGGCGATATGTGGGGCGGAAAAATCAGCTATATCGGCTTTACCAACTTTGACTGGGGCTCAGACCTTGCCGACAACGGCAATACGTCTCGCAGCAACAACTCCATTGCTTCCAGCCATATTCTGGCGTTGAACTACGCGCATTGGCACTATTCGTTTGTGGCGCGTTACTTCCACAACGGCGGGCAGTGGGAAGACGGTACCGGCCTGAACTTCGGCAAAGGGGATTTCAACGTCAAATCCACCGGCTGGGGTTACTACGCGGTTATCGGATACAGCTTCTAA
- the betA gene encoding choline dehydrogenase, which yields MDYDYIIIGAGSAGNVLATRLTEDSSVSVLLLEAGGPDYRADFRTQMPAALAFPLQGRRYNWAYETDPEPHMNNRRMECGRGKGLGGSSLINGMCYIRGNAMDFDNWATDPALGNWSYLDCLPYFRKAETRDIGENDFHGGDGPVSVATPKAGNNPLFHAMIEAGVQAGYPRTDDLNGYQQEGFGPMDRTVTPKGRRASTARGYLDQAKPRANLTIVTHATTDRILFDGKTAVGVSYLKGDSVEHVEARAKREVLLCSGAIASPQILQRSGVGPAALLQSLDIPVVHDLPGVGENLQDHLEMYLQYSCKEPVSLYPALQWHNQPKIGAEWLFNGTGVGASNQFEAGGFIRSREEFTWPNIQYHFLPVAINYNGSNAVKEHGFQAHVGSMRSPSRGRVQVKTKDPRQHPSILFNYMSSEQDWHEFRDAIRITREIMAQPALDRYRGREISPGIEVQTDEELDAFIREHAETAFHPCGTCKMGSDEMSVVDGQGRVHGMQNLRVVDASIMPQIITGNLNATTIMIGEKMADAIRGRQPLPRSTTEYYQANGAPVRTEPAKKFS from the coding sequence ATGGATTACGATTACATCATTATTGGTGCCGGTTCTGCCGGTAACGTGTTGGCCACGCGCCTGACCGAAGACAGCAGCGTCAGCGTTCTGCTGCTGGAAGCGGGCGGTCCCGACTATCGCGCCGATTTCCGCACCCAGATGCCTGCGGCGCTGGCGTTCCCGTTGCAGGGGCGTCGCTACAACTGGGCCTATGAAACCGATCCTGAGCCACACATGAACAACCGCCGCATGGAATGCGGACGCGGAAAAGGGCTGGGCGGTTCGTCGCTTATCAACGGAATGTGCTACATCCGCGGCAACGCGATGGACTTCGACAACTGGGCGACCGATCCGGCGCTTGGCAACTGGAGCTACCTCGACTGCCTGCCGTATTTCCGCAAGGCAGAAACCCGCGACATCGGCGAGAATGATTTTCACGGCGGTGACGGCCCGGTCAGCGTAGCCACGCCGAAAGCCGGCAATAATCCGCTGTTCCACGCGATGATAGAAGCCGGTGTGCAGGCGGGTTATCCGCGTACTGACGACCTGAACGGTTATCAGCAGGAAGGCTTTGGCCCGATGGACCGCACCGTAACGCCGAAAGGCCGTCGTGCGAGCACCGCGCGAGGCTATCTGGATCAGGCCAAGCCGCGCGCCAACCTGACCATTGTGACCCATGCGACCACTGACCGTATCCTGTTCGACGGTAAAACGGCGGTAGGCGTCAGTTATCTGAAAGGCGACAGCGTCGAGCACGTCGAAGCACGGGCAAAACGCGAAGTGTTGCTGTGCAGCGGAGCCATCGCTTCGCCGCAGATTCTGCAACGTTCCGGCGTCGGTCCGGCAGCATTGCTGCAATCGCTGGATATCCCCGTGGTTCACGACCTGCCGGGTGTCGGCGAGAACTTGCAGGATCACCTGGAAATGTACCTGCAGTACAGCTGCAAGGAGCCTGTGTCGCTTTATCCGGCGCTGCAGTGGCACAATCAGCCGAAAATCGGTGCCGAATGGCTGTTCAACGGCACGGGCGTCGGTGCGAGTAACCAGTTTGAAGCCGGTGGCTTTATCCGCAGTCGCGAAGAATTTACCTGGCCGAACATTCAGTATCACTTCCTGCCGGTCGCGATTAACTATAACGGCAGCAACGCCGTGAAAGAGCACGGGTTCCAGGCTCACGTAGGTTCCATGCGCTCGCCGAGCCGTGGTCGCGTGCAGGTGAAAACCAAGGATCCGCGCCAGCATCCGAGCATTCTGTTCAACTATATGTCGAGCGAACAGGACTGGCACGAATTCCGCGATGCGATTCGCATTACCCGCGAGATAATGGCGCAGCCTGCGCTCGACCGTTATCGTGGCCGCGAAATCAGTCCGGGCATCGAGGTGCAGACCGATGAAGAGCTGGACGCGTTTATCCGCGAACACGCCGAAACGGCCTTCCACCCGTGTGGTACCTGTAAGATGGGCAGCGACGAGATGTCTGTTGTTGACGGACAGGGCCGCGTTCACGGCATGCAGAACCTGCGTGTTGTCGATGCCTCTATCATGCCGCAGATAATCACCGGTAACCTGAACGCCACCACAATCATGATCGGCGAGAAAATGGCCGACGCGATTCGGGGTCGTCAGCCACTGCCGAGAAGTACCACAGAATATTATCAGGCCAACGGCGCACCGGTTCGTACAGAACCTGCCAAAAAATTCTCCTGA
- the betB gene encoding betaine-aldehyde dehydrogenase yields MSRFGMQKLYIDGRFQESTGTETFPAINPANGETLADVVSATRDDLDRAVTAAQKGQKVWAAMTAMERSRILRKAVDILRDRNDELAAIETLDTGKPLSETTAVDIVTGADVLEYYAGLIPAIEGQQIPLRDSAFVYTRREPLGVVAGIGAWNYPIQIALWKSAPALAAGNAMIFKPSEVTSLTALKLAEIYTEAGVPDGVFSVLTGKGAEIGQYLTEHPGIAKISFTGGVVTGKKVMASASASTLKEVTMELGGKSPLIIFPDADLDKAADIAMMANFYSSGQVCTNGTRVFVPKALQAEFESKIVERVNRIKLGQPTDEAVNFGPLVSFPHMENVLRFIESGKREGARLLIGGNRVTDGEYAKGAFVAPTVFTDCNDDMEIVREEIFGPVMSILSYESEDEVIRRANATEFGLAAGLVTRDLNTAHRVIHQLEAGICWINTWGESAAEMPVGGYKHSGVGRENGVSTLEHYTQIKSVQVELGEFSSVF; encoded by the coding sequence ATGTCGCGCTTTGGCATGCAAAAACTTTATATCGACGGTCGCTTTCAGGAAAGCACCGGCACCGAGACTTTCCCGGCCATCAACCCGGCCAACGGCGAAACCCTCGCAGACGTTGTTTCGGCAACCCGCGACGATCTCGACCGCGCAGTCACCGCTGCGCAGAAAGGACAGAAAGTCTGGGCTGCCATGACCGCGATGGAGCGCTCCCGTATTCTGCGCAAGGCGGTCGACATTCTGCGCGATCGTAACGACGAGCTGGCGGCCATCGAAACTCTGGACACCGGCAAGCCGCTGTCGGAAACCACGGCCGTAGATATCGTCACCGGTGCCGACGTGCTGGAGTATTACGCGGGGTTGATCCCGGCGATTGAAGGCCAGCAGATCCCGCTGCGTGACAGCGCCTTCGTCTATACCCGCCGTGAGCCGCTCGGCGTCGTCGCCGGTATCGGCGCCTGGAACTACCCGATTCAGATTGCGCTGTGGAAATCCGCACCTGCACTGGCTGCGGGCAACGCGATGATCTTCAAGCCGAGCGAAGTAACCTCGCTGACTGCGCTCAAACTGGCTGAAATCTATACCGAAGCCGGCGTGCCGGACGGCGTATTCAGCGTACTGACCGGCAAGGGCGCGGAGATAGGTCAATATCTGACCGAGCATCCCGGCATCGCCAAAATCTCCTTCACCGGCGGTGTCGTCACCGGCAAAAAAGTGATGGCGAGTGCGTCGGCCTCGACGCTCAAAGAAGTCACCATGGAACTGGGCGGTAAATCACCGCTGATTATTTTCCCGGATGCCGACCTGGATAAAGCCGCCGACATCGCGATGATGGCGAACTTCTACAGCTCGGGTCAGGTTTGCACCAACGGCACCCGCGTTTTCGTGCCGAAAGCGTTGCAGGCCGAGTTCGAAAGCAAAATCGTCGAGCGCGTCAATCGTATCAAGCTGGGCCAGCCGACGGATGAAGCCGTCAACTTTGGTCCGCTGGTGAGCTTCCCGCACATGGAAAACGTGCTGCGCTTCATCGAAAGCGGTAAACGTGAAGGTGCGCGCCTGTTAATTGGCGGCAACCGCGTGACCGACGGCGAGTACGCGAAAGGCGCTTTCGTTGCCCCGACCGTGTTTACCGACTGCAACGACGACATGGAAATCGTGCGCGAAGAGATTTTCGGACCGGTGATGAGCATTCTGAGCTATGAAAGCGAAGACGAAGTGATTCGCCGCGCCAACGCGACCGAATTCGGTCTGGCGGCAGGTCTGGTGACCCGTGATCTCAACACGGCGCACCGCGTGATTCACCAGCTTGAAGCCGGCATCTGCTGGATCAACACCTGGGGCGAATCGGCGGCAGAAATGCCGGTAGGCGGGTACAAGCATTCAGGCGTTGGCCGCGAAAACGGCGTCAGCACGCTCGAACATTACACACAAATCAAATCCGTGCAGGTTGAGCTGGGCGAATTTAGTTCGGTGTTTTAA
- the betI gene encoding transcriptional regulator BetI codes for MPKVGMQPIRRQQLIEATLAAVNEVGMHEASIAQIARRAGVSNGIISHYFRDKNGLLEATMRYLLSHLGESVRKRLETLNDDAPTARLRAIAQANFDEGQTNDPAMKTWLAFWASSMHHPELYRLQQVNSRRLYSNLCVEFRRFLPHHEALLAAKGLAGLIDGLWLRSALSHQEFDRQEALLITHRYIESLAQSAPR; via the coding sequence ATGCCCAAAGTTGGAATGCAGCCGATCCGTCGGCAGCAGTTAATAGAGGCGACGCTTGCCGCCGTGAACGAGGTCGGCATGCATGAGGCCTCTATTGCCCAGATTGCCCGGCGAGCCGGTGTCTCTAACGGCATCATCAGTCACTACTTTCGTGACAAGAACGGTCTGCTCGAGGCGACGATGCGTTATCTGCTGAGTCATCTGGGCGAGAGCGTCCGGAAAAGACTGGAAACGCTAAACGATGATGCCCCGACGGCGCGTCTGCGAGCGATTGCGCAGGCCAACTTTGATGAAGGGCAGACCAACGACCCGGCGATGAAAACCTGGTTGGCATTTTGGGCCAGCAGCATGCATCACCCCGAGCTGTATCGGTTACAGCAGGTGAACAGCAGAAGGCTCTACTCGAATCTATGCGTCGAGTTTCGACGTTTTTTACCTCATCACGAGGCACTTCTGGCGGCGAAAGGTCTGGCTGGACTGATAGACGGTCTGTGGCTGCGCAGTGCGCTGAGCCATCAGGAGTTTGACCGTCAGGAAGCGCTGCTGATTACGCACCGTTATATCGAATCACTGGCGCAGTCCGCTCCCCGCTGA